TCCTTGATGAACCAAATGTATAAAGGTTATATCGTGGTTAATTCCTTAACTCTTTCTTTAATAGTTAAAGAAAGAGTTAAATTTTGGTTAATTAATGATTAATGTTGTCGCTGAGCACTGGACTGACCTGTGCTTTGGATTCGCCATGTGGCATAAAATGTTTTACACTGAGACTCAACTGAAGATTGTCTTTTGATTTGGAGGAGCTTATATGGCACTGAATTTTTTGAAATCCTCCCTCTGGAAAACAGCCCTGATCTCTTTGCTTTTTACCTCGCCGGTCTGGGCCGAAGCCGACTTGATTGCCGGTCCAATGGTGGGGCATACGGATACCCGGAGCAGCCAAATCTGGGTTCAAACCGATGAACCTGGAAAAGTTCAGATCGAGTATTGGCTAAAAGGCTCTTCTAAATTGATGCGAAGCCCAGAAATGCTGACTTCTGAACAGAGCTGGTATACAGCCCTTTTGCCGCTTTCGGGTCTGGAACCCAACCAAAACTACGAATACCGTCTGCTTTTAGATGGGGTGCCGATCAAGAAAGACTATTCCTTGCGTTTTCATACCCCAATCGAGTGGGCACCGGGTCAAACAGCACCTGATTTTGAAGTCATTACAGGTTCCTGCTATTACGTTAACGATGAATGGATGAAAATGCTGGGCATCGAATATGGTGGGCCTTTGCAGATTTTTACCACGATGGAAAAACATCCGGCAGACTTTATGCTCTGGTTGGGTGACAATATCTACCTGGCTCCTTTGGATGTCTCCAACCGCTGGCGCATGAATTCCCGCTATCGCAAACAGCGCTCCCAGACCTTGATTCAGCCTCTTTTAGGCAGAATGCCACAATATGCAATTTGGGATGACCATGATTTTGGCCCCAATAATTCGACGAAAAATTTTCCGCTGAAAGATGTTTCGCTTGAATTGTTCAAAGCCTATTGGGCCAATCCCCGCTATGGGCTATTAACTGAAAACGGCACCTGGTCGCGGTTTCGCTGGAATGATATAGACTTTTTTCTGACCGATGGTCGTTATTATCGCGATGCCTTAAAGGTGCCTGAAGATCAACGAAGGATGCTGGGCTCCGTTCAAATGGCCTGGCTCAAAAATGAATTGAAGGCCAGCCGCTCTCCCTTTAAGATGGTTGTGGTGGGTAGCCCTGTTTTTAACCCCTATTATGATGAAAGTTTTGCGATGTACCCGCTGGAGTATCAAGAATTGCTGGAGTTTATCCGCCAGGAAAAAATTGAAGGTGTTGTCTTTCTTTCAGGTGATCGGCATCACTCAGATTTGCATGTTTTGAAACTGCCCGGTGTGTATACCCTTTATAATTACACCAATTCTCCCCTGACCAGCTCTCCGACCAAAATCATGAACAGCCAGGAATTGAATGATCCTGAGCGCGTGCCTGGAACGCTTGTAAAAGAACGCAACTATGGGGTTTTAAAATTTTCGGGGCCCGCAGGCCAACGTGTTTTGACGCTCGAAACCCGAGATGGTTCAGGCAAACTCTTTTGGGCCCACGAGATTAAAGAAGAAGATCTGCGGTTTCAGCCAACTCCATGAGAGAGGCTTCGGATTTTGAGCGTTTCTTCAGTTTGGTAACTGGGGCCCGCAAAAATGAACGGCTGAAAACCATTGCCAGTTTTTTGGCGATGTTTCTTCTGCTTTTGTCCTATTATATGGTCAAGCCCCTTCGTAATTCTCAGTTTCTAAAAGAATTCAATACAGATTATTTGCCTTTTTTCTTTTTGTTTACTGCTTTCGTCTCTGTGATTGTCACCAAGATTTTCAATTCTTTTTACAATAAAATTGAAGTTTTTCGCCTGGTGGCCTATTCGTTTTTTGTCATGATGGCGTGTAAGCTTTGTTTTCATTTCTATTTGCCGGTGGGCGGTAAGACGGCCATTGTCCTGTTCTATATTTTTGCCTCGGTTTATTTTCTTTTGGCGACTGCGGTTCTCTGGGGCTGCATCAACTATATCTTTACCTCAGAAGAAGGTGAACGCTGCTACAGTTTTATTGCCATTGGCAGTATGATCGGGGGCCTGGTGGGTTCTGAGATTTCAGCTGTTTTTTCACGCGGAACGCTCAGAAGTTATGCTTTGGTCTTTTCTGCTTTGGTGATGGGCAGTGTTTTGCTGTTTTTACTCTTGGCAGTTAAATCCAACCGCTCCCCGCTGCGAAAAAAAACTGAGCGAAAAAACAAATCGGAGCCGCAAGCCGGATTCTTTTCAGACTTTCAGGAAATTTGGGCCAATCGCTATGTGCGTTCTTTGGCAGTGATGATGTACGCGATTGCAGCCTTTAATACCGTACTTGAGTTTCAAAGCCAGAAACTGATTGATCAGCATATGGCAACCCAGGCCTATCAACAGAATTTTCAATTCCTGGAAAAGGCTTTGATGCAGTCTGGCAAACAGGTTTCAAAGGAGACGGGGTTTGAATTCGTCTTTGGGCTGAAGGATCAGCCTGAAGCACAGCGACCTGCGCTCATTTCAGCTTTTGTACAAAGCCACGATCTGAATTTGAAACCGGATCTGCTGTTTAAAACCTATCTAAGTTACCAGGATAAATTGGAAGCTCAAACCCGCGAAGTTTTCTCAAAAATATATTTGTTTCAAAATATTTTAGGCATTGCTCTGCTCTTTTTCGTTTCCCGTTGGCTCTTTCAACGGATGGGCGTACGTTTCACGGTTATGATTCTGCCCAGTTTTTATACGGTGGTGATTTTGGCTTTGTTTTTTCCGATCAATCTCTTGATGATTGAATCGTTTTTGGTAATTGGATATGGCTTGAATTATTCTTTAAATCGCGCGACCCGCGAACTCTTATTTACAAAAACCAGCGATTCCACCATTTTCCGACTTAAACCCATGATAGATGGGCCTGTTCGTCGCCTGGGAGATGTGACCATGGCACTTCTTAAACTGGCACTTACGGTTTTCTTTGTTCAATTCTTACATTTACCCAGTGTGCGGGCTGATCAGATTTTTTTCGTGACCAGCCTCGCGATTTTGGGTTTTTGGATCTACTCTGTCTGGTATGTCGGTGGACGCTATGACCAACTCAAACGTGAAAGCGCCGCCGGTTTGAACACAGAAAGCGAAGCCGATTAAGACCCCTGTTGACCGCTCATCATGGGCTTGAAGGGGCCATATTTGTGCTGCTCAGCAGGGAAATTACCAGGCCAGGGTGCAAATGCTGCATCGACCGGTTTTTTGCTGCGATCGGGGAAATCATTTTCCAGGCCCGATTTCTGAGGACGTTCCAGGCTGTTGATATAGGCAGCCAGGTCAAAGGCCTCTTCGTTGGTTAAATTGGGGGTGCCAAAGGGCATATTGGCTTTGATATATTTGGCTGCTGTGATCACGCGTCCCATGCCCGCCCCATTGTTAAAGCTGTCCTTGCCCCACAATGCCGGATAAAGATAGCCTTCTTCAGGTTTGCTGGCATTGGTTGGCAATCCAGCGCCTGTGGGTTGATGGCACATGGCACACTTCGCAGTGTATAGCGCCTTGCCCTTTTCTGGGCTGGCAGCACGCTCGAGAAGTTCAATATCTGGTAAACCTTGGCCTTCGATTTTGGCCCCTTTGGGAATATCCTGGCTTAACCATTGCATATAGGCCAGGATGGCTTTCATTTCTTTGCTGTCTTCGGCCAGGGCTTTGCCATTCAGACTGCGTTCAAAACAACCATTGATACGTTCCGAGAGTTTGATCTCACGGTTTTCACGGCCCCGGTAACGGGGGTAACGCGCTGTGATTCCCACAAAGCCAAGTGCATTGGCCTGTTTGCCGGCATTTAGGTGGCAACTTTTACAGGATAAATGGTTCCCTGCAATGCGTTTGCTGGGATCCGCCATTTCTGGGCCCAGGTATTTTGCGGTATGGGTGATAATTTCTTCTCCCCACTTGATTTCTTCTCCAGCTGAACCTTCAGGCAAGGCTGCGGGCAGTTTCCAGGGAAGCGCTTGGCTGGTTGTGGGGGCTTGTTTTTCTTTTTGTGTGGTTGAATTTTTGGTCTCTGCCTGTTTTGTTTCTTCTTTGGGGGCGCAGGCCACCAGACTTAAAAACAGGGTGAGACTGATGATCGGTAGGGACTTCGGGATCATTGCCATTTGAAACATAACTTACTCTCCTCCATGTACATCTTTCGCATAATCAGGGGGCGCAAAGAACAAAAAGAGCATCAAAATATGATCGGCGGTCCAGGTGTTGTCATTGCCCTTACGCCAGCGCTGCATATAGCCCATGTCCATTTGCAAGGAACGATCGAACACATGACGAACCCCCAGAATGCTACGATTTTGGTTAAACCCTTGCGGGTACTCGATAAACACCTCGTTGGCAAGGTAGGGAATCCACGCTTCAGAGAACCCTGTCCAATTTAAACGCAACAGATTGCGTACGCGCCAGTTGGAGCGGGTGGGGAAATAGCGGTATTCAATCCGGGTGCGATCAATCCATTTCAATTCAGGCATGAATTTGCCCCGAAAAACCGGCTCAATATTGAATCGGTATTCCTGGGTGCTCTTTCCGCCAGGTATGCCTACATAAATAATATCTCCCAAAAGCCCCAGCGAAAAGCCAGGGGTAAAATCCCATTGCGGACCCAGACTGAATCTGAGAATTCCCAGCCCGCCATCAAAGCGTGGGGCCAACTGAGAGACAGTAAAGGTATCAAAGCGAGAGGGCAACCAAATATTTTCTTTTTGTAAAGGAATACGTACATCGACTGCATTCCAAAGCTCTGTATCAGCATTTGCTGGCAAGTTCAGGGTTGTAAGCATGAAGATTGAAATTATGAGCGTTTTGAGAAAATCCATGGTTTAAATCCTAATTTACTATACCCTGTATAGTATATTAATTCGGGGGATTTTGCAAGTCTTCCTGTTGAAATTGTAGATAACCTAAAATTTACCGCTACTTAATTAAATGTTGCAATAAAGATAAGAATATTTCACCATTTCTTCACGATATAGAAGATATAAATCAAAATTAATTCGTAGAGAGTGAGACTTTAAAAATGGGAAATATTTCTTCCACAAATAATCAACCCTTGGTGAATACCCAGAATCTGCAAAAACCAGCAGCAGCGA
The sequence above is drawn from the bacterium (Candidatus Blackallbacteria) CG13_big_fil_rev_8_21_14_2_50_49_14 genome and encodes:
- a CDS encoding phosphodiesterase is translated as MALNFLKSSLWKTALISLLFTSPVWAEADLIAGPMVGHTDTRSSQIWVQTDEPGKVQIEYWLKGSSKLMRSPEMLTSEQSWYTALLPLSGLEPNQNYEYRLLLDGVPIKKDYSLRFHTPIEWAPGQTAPDFEVITGSCYYVNDEWMKMLGIEYGGPLQIFTTMEKHPADFMLWLGDNIYLAPLDVSNRWRMNSRYRKQRSQTLIQPLLGRMPQYAIWDDHDFGPNNSTKNFPLKDVSLELFKAYWANPRYGLLTENGTWSRFRWNDIDFFLTDGRYYRDALKVPEDQRRMLGSVQMAWLKNELKASRSPFKMVVVGSPVFNPYYDESFAMYPLEYQELLEFIRQEKIEGVVFLSGDRHHSDLHVLKLPGVYTLYNYTNSPLTSSPTKIMNSQELNDPERVPGTLVKERNYGVLKFSGPAGQRVLTLETRDGSGKLFWAHEIKEEDLRFQPTP
- a CDS encoding cytochrome C oxidase Cbb3, which codes for MFQMAMIPKSLPIISLTLFLSLVACAPKEETKQAETKNSTTQKEKQAPTTSQALPWKLPAALPEGSAGEEIKWGEEIITHTAKYLGPEMADPSKRIAGNHLSCKSCHLNAGKQANALGFVGITARYPRYRGRENREIKLSERINGCFERSLNGKALAEDSKEMKAILAYMQWLSQDIPKGAKIEGQGLPDIELLERAASPEKGKALYTAKCAMCHQPTGAGLPTNASKPEEGYLYPALWGKDSFNNGAGMGRVITAAKYIKANMPFGTPNLTNEEAFDLAAYINSLERPQKSGLENDFPDRSKKPVDAAFAPWPGNFPAEQHKYGPFKPMMSGQQGS